Proteins encoded in a region of the Methanofollis tationis genome:
- a CDS encoding UbiD family decarboxylase, whose translation MRRFIEEMRERGLVDEIVDPVSTRFEAAQMAAKTDRILLFCDCGGKPVVMNLTAGRAALAAALGAEEKDLVKRLADASYSGRLKPMGGLEMRPVDLSEIPIMTFFPKDGGPYITAGIVFSRSGEVENASIHRMMMIGPDRVAARLVEGRHTDVMHREALARGERLPIAVVIGTHPAVTFASCTRVPEGKELAFAAELMGGELPVWECANGVQVPDAEIVLEGYIGTERAEEGPFVDITGTYDFERIQPVIEFTGMYTKPDPIYHSILPGGNEHKLLMGVPYEPRIYKAVAGVTSVRNVVLTTGGCGYLHAVVQIRKNTQGDGKNAIMAAFAAHTSLKHVVVVDEDINPFDMADVEYAIATRVRGDRDLMVITGVRGSSLDPCREGDGTNVKIGLDATMVMGAEEKFVRARWDA comes from the coding sequence ATGAGAAGGTTCATTGAAGAGATGCGGGAGCGCGGGCTGGTCGACGAGATCGTCGACCCGGTCTCCACCCGCTTTGAAGCGGCACAGATGGCGGCAAAGACCGACCGGATCCTCCTCTTCTGCGACTGCGGGGGAAAACCGGTCGTGATGAACCTCACCGCCGGCAGGGCGGCCCTTGCGGCGGCGCTCGGGGCCGAGGAGAAAGACCTGGTGAAACGCCTCGCCGACGCCTCGTACAGCGGGCGGCTGAAACCGATGGGCGGGCTTGAGATGCGCCCGGTCGACCTCTCGGAGATCCCGATCATGACCTTCTTCCCGAAGGACGGCGGGCCGTATATCACGGCGGGAATCGTCTTCTCCCGCTCCGGCGAGGTGGAGAACGCCTCCATCCACCGGATGATGATGATCGGACCCGACCGGGTCGCCGCCCGCCTTGTCGAGGGCCGGCACACCGACGTGATGCACCGCGAGGCCCTCGCCCGCGGCGAGCGCCTGCCCATCGCCGTCGTCATCGGGACGCACCCGGCCGTCACCTTCGCCTCGTGCACCCGCGTCCCCGAGGGGAAGGAACTCGCCTTCGCCGCCGAACTGATGGGCGGCGAACTCCCGGTCTGGGAGTGCGCAAACGGCGTCCAGGTCCCTGACGCCGAGATCGTCCTCGAAGGCTACATCGGCACCGAGCGGGCCGAGGAAGGGCCGTTCGTGGACATCACCGGCACCTACGACTTCGAGCGGATCCAGCCGGTGATCGAGTTCACCGGGATGTACACAAAGCCCGACCCGATCTACCACTCGATCCTGCCGGGCGGCAACGAGCACAAACTCCTGATGGGCGTGCCCTACGAGCCGCGGATCTACAAGGCGGTCGCCGGGGTGACGAGTGTGAGAAACGTGGTTTTGACGACCGGGGGCTGCGGATACCTCCACGCCGTCGTCCAGATCAGGAAGAACACGCAGGGAGACGGCAAAAACGCCATCATGGCGGCGTTCGCGGCCCACACCTCCCTCAAGCACGTCGTCGTCGTCGACGAGGACATCAATCCCTTCGACATGGCCGACGTTGAGTATGCGATCGCCACGCGGGTGCGGGGCGACCGCGACCTGATGGTGATCACCGGGGTGCGCGGCTCGTCCCTGGACCCCTGTCGCGAGGGCGACGGGACGAACGTGAAGATCGGCCTCGACGCCACGATGGTCATGGGCGCTGAGGAGAAGTTTGTCCGGGCCAGGTGGGATGCCTGA
- a CDS encoding transcriptional regulator FilR1 domain-containing protein → MQPESSWESARAQSDLIRLYCHPTILRLLVALGEGRQSAGRLSLIPGCGGCSAEEALRQMRYRWIVDQDENGYTLTNNGALLALRLRNLCETLHRIRCGRGAHGLQPMPALFEEVQDDLIRITRPASIHALRDPGSARDETKAWLAEQGFFTGADRTVALSAEGAEILESIERCIRTFEVIERFNSFFQIHSLDGMPESALATIDALICADLICDVPVNFEQGLAYFYDVIREAEQLHGVSTWFLPQIAETIWERVTAGAEIELVITPELAEKLWNEEIVRKGRNPADFPNLRFYVCTIPVKVGLTVTDKALSLGLFLRDGRTYDRIHDLLCFTPEAVAWGERLFRHYRERSVPIEEFFSDGVRATGSCR, encoded by the coding sequence GTGCAGCCAGAGAGTTCATGGGAGAGTGCCCGCGCACAGAGCGACCTGATCAGGCTCTATTGCCACCCCACGATCCTGCGCCTCCTTGTTGCGCTCGGCGAAGGACGGCAGAGCGCAGGCAGACTCTCCCTGATCCCCGGATGCGGCGGGTGCAGCGCAGAGGAAGCGCTCAGGCAGATGCGCTACCGCTGGATCGTCGATCAGGACGAGAACGGCTATACGCTCACCAACAACGGCGCCCTGCTCGCCCTGCGGCTCCGGAACCTCTGCGAGACCCTGCACCGAATACGCTGCGGCAGGGGAGCGCACGGCCTCCAGCCCATGCCCGCACTCTTCGAGGAGGTGCAGGACGACCTGATCAGGATCACGCGCCCGGCCTCGATCCATGCGCTCAGGGATCCGGGATCGGCCAGAGACGAGACGAAGGCATGGCTCGCCGAACAGGGCTTTTTTACCGGGGCCGACAGGACGGTCGCCCTGAGCGCAGAGGGCGCAGAGATACTCGAATCCATCGAACGGTGCATCAGGACCTTCGAGGTGATCGAGCGGTTCAACTCCTTCTTCCAGATCCACTCCCTCGACGGCATGCCAGAATCCGCCCTCGCCACCATCGACGCCCTGATCTGCGCCGACCTGATCTGCGACGTCCCGGTGAACTTCGAGCAGGGACTCGCCTATTTCTATGACGTGATCAGGGAGGCCGAACAGCTCCACGGGGTCTCGACCTGGTTCCTGCCGCAGATCGCCGAGACGATCTGGGAGCGCGTGACCGCCGGGGCAGAGATCGAACTGGTTATCACACCCGAACTTGCGGAAAAACTATGGAACGAGGAGATAGTCAGGAAAGGAAGAAACCCGGCCGACTTCCCGAACCTCAGGTTCTACGTCTGCACCATACCGGTAAAGGTCGGGCTCACCGTCACCGACAAAGCCCTCTCCCTCGGACTCTTCCTCAGGGACGGCAGGACCTACGACCGGATCCACGACCTCCTCTGTTTCACCCCCGAGGCGGTCGCATGGGGCGAGCGGCTCTTCAGGCATTACCGCGAGCGATCGGTGCCGATCGAGGAGTTCTTTTCGGACGGGGTGCGGGCAACAGGTTCATGCCGGTGA
- a CDS encoding 7-carboxy-7-deazaguanine synthase QueE, with protein MQVCEIFGSLQGEGQHQGRPTTFIRLAGCNLRCAWCDTPESQEEGAGKAMTVDAVLDRIWRMKCRNVCITGGEPLLQMGEVVEACRRLHRMGYSVEIETNGTIDFRPVQPFAAICMDVKCPSSGQKSDLSLLQYTRDADSVKFVVADEDDLAFAEKVLTHCPARGEIFISPVYGADERGIAAWVLDTGLPVRFQIQLHKYLEMK; from the coding sequence ATGCAGGTCTGTGAGATATTCGGATCCCTGCAGGGCGAGGGGCAGCACCAGGGGCGCCCGACCACCTTTATCAGGCTGGCGGGCTGCAACCTGCGGTGCGCCTGGTGCGACACGCCTGAGTCGCAGGAGGAAGGTGCCGGGAAGGCGATGACGGTGGACGCCGTCCTCGACCGGATCTGGCGGATGAAGTGCCGCAATGTCTGCATCACCGGCGGCGAGCCCCTCCTCCAGATGGGCGAGGTCGTCGAGGCGTGCCGCCGCCTCCACCGGATGGGATATTCGGTGGAGATCGAGACGAACGGGACGATCGATTTCAGACCGGTCCAGCCCTTCGCCGCGATCTGCATGGACGTGAAGTGCCCGTCCTCCGGCCAGAAGAGCGATCTCTCCCTGCTCCAGTACACCCGCGACGCCGACAGCGTGAAGTTCGTCGTCGCGGACGAGGACGACCTCGCCTTCGCGGAAAAAGTGCTCACCCACTGCCCGGCCCGCGGCGAGATCTTCATCTCGCCGGTCTACGGCGCGGACGAGCGGGGGATCGCCGCCTGGGTGCTCGATACCGGGCTGCCGGTGCGCTTCCAGATCCAGCTCCACAAGTACCTGGAGATGAAATAA
- the queC gene encoding 7-cyano-7-deazaguanine synthase QueC codes for MKAVCLLSGGMDSTTLAYVAKEMGYDILALHLNYGQLTEAKERACARTVAGLLGAEEFLEIDVGYFSQFGRSALTDPGIAVEEYKEGGKGIPKTYVPFRNANLLAMAVSFAESRDADAVFIGVQSSDYSGYPDCREEFIQAFQRAVDLGTAAGGTIKLMTPFVHMNKTEIVQKGLDLGVPYDQTWSCYTENEVACGTCDSCHFRLEAFRAAGIEDPIPYRVRP; via the coding sequence GTGAAAGCGGTCTGCCTTCTTTCGGGCGGGATGGACTCGACCACCCTCGCCTACGTGGCAAAAGAGATGGGCTACGATATCCTCGCCCTCCACCTCAACTACGGCCAGCTGACAGAGGCGAAGGAGCGGGCGTGCGCGCGGACGGTCGCGGGGCTCCTCGGGGCCGAGGAGTTCCTCGAGATCGACGTCGGGTATTTCTCGCAGTTCGGCAGGAGCGCCCTCACCGATCCTGGAATTGCGGTGGAAGAGTATAAGGAGGGCGGGAAGGGGATCCCGAAGACCTATGTGCCCTTCAGGAACGCCAACCTCCTTGCAATGGCCGTCAGCTTTGCCGAGTCCCGCGACGCCGACGCGGTGTTTATCGGGGTGCAGTCCTCTGACTACTCGGGCTACCCCGACTGCCGGGAGGAGTTCATCCAGGCCTTCCAGCGGGCGGTGGACCTCGGCACAGCCGCCGGCGGGACGATCAAGCTGATGACGCCTTTCGTGCACATGAACAAGACCGAGATCGTGCAGAAGGGGCTCGACCTGGGCGTGCCGTACGACCAGACCTGGTCCTGCTACACCGAGAACGAGGTCGCCTGCGGGACCTGCGACTCGTGTCATTTCAGGCTCGAAGCCTTCAGGGCCGCCGGGATCGAGGACCCGATCCCGTACCGGGTGAGGCCGTGA
- a CDS encoding elongation factor EF-2 encodes MTRRKKMVERVTELMDKPQRIRNIGIVAHIDHGKTTLSDNLLAGAGMISEELAGHQLFMDSDAEEQARGITIDASNVSMVHEYGGDEYLINMIDTPGHVDFGGDVTRAMRAVDGAVVVVDAVEGTMPQTETVLRQALKEGVKPVLFINKVDRLINEIKVDSTEMQIRLGRVIDKVNKLIKGMNEKMYNDGWKLDAAKGTVAFGSALYNWAVSVPYMKKSGVNFQEVYDRCRAGEMKTLAKKSPLAEVLLDMVVKHLPDPIEAQDRRVHIIWHGDYESEVGKAMITCDPNGPIAMMVTDISFDPHAGEVATGRLFSGTLRRGGEVYISGTAGKSNRLQQVGIFMGPERIEVESLCAGNIAAVTGLRDAIVGSTVTSLMEMTPFESLQHYSEPVMTVAVEAKNMKDLPKLVTVLRQVAKEDPTVRVTINEETGEHLISGMGELHLEIITGRIKRDKGVEIITSPPIVVYRETPTQKAGPVEGKSPNRHNRFYIELEPMPEGLVQMIKDGEITMNMPELERRDALLKAGLDKDEAKNLKAIEATNMFFDMTKGIQYLNETMELVLEGWREALAGGPLAEEQVQNLKIRLVDVKLHEDAIHRGPAQVIPAVRSAVKAGLLMAGDSLLEPMQKIQITVPMDQMGAATGQIQGRRGQVFDMQSMGDSITVSGKAPVAELFGFAGDLRSATEGRAMWSTEFAGFEVVPQGLLPEVVKAIRKRKGLKEQIPRPDDYLA; translated from the coding sequence ATGACACGAAGGAAAAAGATGGTAGAGCGGGTCACCGAGCTGATGGATAAGCCCCAGCGGATCCGCAACATTGGTATCGTAGCACACATCGACCACGGCAAGACCACCCTCTCCGACAACCTGCTTGCAGGCGCCGGGATGATCTCCGAGGAACTCGCCGGCCACCAGCTCTTCATGGACTCCGACGCCGAGGAGCAGGCCCGCGGGATCACCATCGACGCTTCCAACGTCTCGATGGTTCACGAGTATGGCGGCGATGAGTACCTGATCAACATGATCGATACGCCTGGCCACGTGGACTTCGGCGGCGACGTCACCCGTGCGATGCGCGCCGTGGACGGTGCGGTCGTCGTCGTGGATGCCGTCGAGGGCACCATGCCCCAGACCGAGACGGTGCTCCGCCAGGCCCTCAAGGAGGGCGTCAAGCCCGTGCTCTTCATCAACAAGGTGGACCGCCTGATCAACGAGATCAAGGTCGACTCGACCGAGATGCAGATCCGCCTGGGCCGCGTCATCGACAAGGTGAACAAGCTGATCAAGGGCATGAACGAGAAGATGTACAACGACGGCTGGAAGCTCGACGCTGCAAAGGGCACTGTCGCATTCGGCTCGGCGCTGTACAACTGGGCGGTCTCGGTGCCGTACATGAAGAAGAGCGGCGTGAACTTCCAGGAAGTCTACGACCGTTGCCGCGCCGGCGAGATGAAGACGCTCGCGAAGAAGAGCCCCCTTGCCGAGGTGCTCCTCGATATGGTGGTCAAGCACCTCCCCGACCCGATCGAGGCCCAGGACCGGCGTGTCCACATCATCTGGCACGGCGACTATGAGTCCGAGGTCGGCAAGGCGATGATCACCTGCGACCCGAACGGCCCGATCGCCATGATGGTCACCGACATCTCCTTCGACCCGCACGCGGGCGAGGTCGCCACCGGCCGTCTCTTCTCGGGCACGCTCCGCCGCGGCGGCGAGGTCTATATCTCCGGCACCGCAGGCAAGTCCAACCGTCTCCAGCAGGTCGGCATCTTCATGGGTCCTGAGCGTATCGAGGTCGAGAGCCTCTGCGCCGGCAACATCGCCGCCGTCACCGGTCTGAGAGACGCCATCGTCGGCTCCACCGTCACCTCCCTGATGGAGATGACCCCGTTCGAGTCCCTCCAGCACTACTCCGAGCCGGTCATGACCGTCGCCGTCGAGGCGAAGAACATGAAGGACCTCCCCAAGCTTGTCACCGTGCTACGGCAGGTCGCAAAGGAAGACCCGACCGTGCGCGTCACGATCAACGAGGAGACCGGCGAGCACCTGATCTCGGGCATGGGCGAGCTCCACCTGGAGATCATCACCGGCCGCATCAAGCGCGACAAGGGCGTCGAGATCATCACCTCCCCGCCGATCGTCGTCTACCGCGAGACCCCCACCCAGAAGGCCGGCCCGGTCGAGGGCAAGTCCCCGAACCGGCACAACAGGTTCTACATCGAGCTTGAGCCGATGCCCGAGGGGCTCGTCCAGATGATCAAGGATGGCGAGATCACGATGAACATGCCCGAGCTCGAACGGCGTGACGCCCTGCTCAAGGCCGGTCTCGACAAGGACGAGGCAAAGAACCTCAAGGCGATCGAGGCGACGAACATGTTCTTCGACATGACCAAGGGTATCCAGTACCTCAACGAGACGATGGAACTCGTCCTCGAAGGCTGGCGCGAGGCCCTTGCGGGCGGTCCGCTCGCCGAAGAGCAGGTGCAGAACCTGAAGATCCGGCTCGTCGATGTGAAGCTCCACGAGGACGCGATCCACCGCGGTCCGGCGCAGGTGATCCCGGCCGTCCGTTCGGCCGTGAAGGCCGGCCTCCTGATGGCCGGCGACTCCCTCCTCGAACCGATGCAGAAGATCCAGATCACGGTCCCGATGGACCAGATGGGCGCTGCAACCGGGCAGATCCAGGGCCGCCGCGGTCAGGTCTTCGACATGCAGAGCATGGGCGACTCGATCACCGTCTCGGGCAAGGCCCCGGTCGCAGAACTCTTCGGTTTTGCGGGCGACCTGCGCTCGGCGACCGAGGGTCGTGCGATGTGGTCCACCGAGTTCGCCGGTTTCGAGGTCGTTCCCCAGGGCCTCCTCCCCGAGGTCGTCAAGGCGATCCGGAAGAGGAAGGGGCTCAAGGAACAGATCCCGCGGCCTGACGACTATCTGGCGTGA
- a CDS encoding 6-carboxytetrahydropterin synthase, with the protein MVTCIYKETTFDASHRLLHYVGKCNRLHGHRWRVEVWIAGTPNERTGILIDFNCIRAVTDRFDHQVILNEDDPMVPCIRQFHEVVTTAGDPTSETLAEIIADLINEACIREGTDARVTKVRVWEAQTCYAEIDYAGL; encoded by the coding sequence ATGGTCACCTGCATCTACAAAGAAACCACCTTCGACGCAAGCCACCGCCTCCTCCACTACGTGGGCAAGTGCAACCGCCTGCACGGGCACCGATGGCGGGTGGAAGTATGGATCGCGGGCACGCCCAATGAGCGGACCGGGATCCTCATCGACTTCAACTGCATCAGGGCGGTGACCGACCGGTTCGACCACCAGGTGATCCTCAACGAGGACGATCCCATGGTCCCCTGCATCCGCCAGTTCCATGAGGTGGTGACGACCGCCGGCGACCCGACGAGCGAGACGCTTGCGGAGATCATCGCCGACCTCATCAACGAGGCGTGCATCAGGGAAGGGACCGACGCGCGGGTGACGAAGGTCCGGGTCTGGGAAGCGCAGACCTGCTATGCGGAGATCGATTATGCAGGTCTGTGA
- a CDS encoding 30S ribosomal protein S12 translates to MGMGKFAARKMKRDANKTRWNDVDYARRELMLDVKSDPLEGAPQARGIVLEKVGVEAKQPNSAIRKCVRVQLIKNGRQVTAFAVGDGAINFIDEHDEVTIEGIGGRLGRSKGDIPGVRFCVTKVNDVCLQEMVLGRKEKPRR, encoded by the coding sequence ATGGGAATGGGAAAATTTGCAGCCAGAAAAATGAAGCGTGATGCCAACAAGACTCGTTGGAATGATGTCGACTACGCACGCCGTGAATTGATGCTCGATGTTAAGTCCGACCCCCTCGAGGGCGCCCCGCAGGCCCGCGGTATCGTGCTCGAGAAGGTCGGTGTCGAGGCAAAACAGCCGAACTCCGCTATCCGTAAGTGCGTGCGCGTGCAGCTGATCAAGAACGGCCGCCAGGTCACCGCCTTCGCGGTCGGCGACGGCGCGATCAACTTCATCGACGAGCACGACGAAGTCACCATCGAAGGTATCGGCGGTCGTCTCGGCCGTTCGAAGGGTGATATCCCCGGGGTCCGCTTCTGCGTGACCAAGGTGAACGATGTCTGCCTCCAGGAAATGGTGCTTGGCCGTAAGGAAAAGCCGCGCAGGTGA
- a CDS encoding helix-turn-helix transcriptional regulator, which yields MYAHERSESRIDPGRIGLYTTPAVVRILVALSRGAQPPAHLAVITGCRQGETEPILRDLRHRGIVVQEWGGYRLTRSGELLAGRLLACATRLFQTLYGRPDPSLPPMPLVAEGVLDDIGRLALPAYIEAFKCPERADPEILAWMRSNGHISETDGFFSLTGKGRAYLTFLDRCSRTIATIDRFNEFFESHATIGVPEIAIKEIGDLINAGLVVDQPVNAEQGFAYYLEIIREAGWLHGVSTYSLPQIAAAIWERAVAGAEIELVITPELAGVLWEEEIVKKGRDPTAFPTFRLYVSTVPVTVGLTVTDKALSFGLCNPDGTYDTVHDLVGRTQGAVRWGERLFRHYKEQAVPIEEYVATLR from the coding sequence ATGTACGCACATGAAAGGTCAGAGAGCCGCATCGATCCCGGCCGGATCGGATTGTACACCACGCCGGCGGTGGTCCGCATCCTTGTGGCGCTCTCGCGTGGCGCGCAGCCCCCGGCCCATCTCGCCGTCATCACCGGGTGCAGGCAGGGCGAGACCGAACCGATCCTCCGCGACCTCAGGCACCGCGGGATCGTCGTCCAGGAATGGGGGGGCTACCGCCTCACCAGGAGCGGGGAGCTCCTGGCCGGCCGGCTCCTCGCCTGCGCCACACGGCTCTTCCAGACACTCTACGGCAGGCCGGACCCGTCCCTCCCGCCCATGCCCCTCGTCGCCGAGGGAGTGCTCGACGATATCGGCCGCCTGGCCCTGCCCGCCTATATCGAGGCGTTCAAATGCCCGGAACGTGCAGACCCCGAGATCCTGGCGTGGATGCGCTCCAACGGCCATATCTCGGAGACAGACGGCTTCTTCTCCCTGACCGGCAAAGGCCGGGCCTACCTCACTTTCCTCGACCGCTGCAGCAGGACGATCGCCACCATCGACCGGTTCAACGAATTTTTCGAGAGCCACGCCACAATCGGCGTCCCGGAAATCGCCATAAAAGAGATAGGAGACCTCATCAATGCCGGGCTGGTCGTGGACCAGCCGGTGAACGCGGAGCAGGGGTTCGCGTATTACCTGGAGATCATCAGGGAGGCGGGATGGCTCCACGGCGTTTCGACCTATTCCCTGCCGCAGATCGCCGCGGCGATCTGGGAGCGGGCGGTCGCCGGGGCAGAGATCGAACTGGTGATCACGCCAGAACTTGCCGGCGTCCTCTGGGAGGAGGAAATCGTCAAAAAGGGCAGAGACCCCACGGCTTTCCCCACCTTCAGGCTCTATGTCTCGACCGTCCCGGTCACGGTCGGGCTCACCGTCACCGACAAAGCCCTCTCCTTTGGACTCTGTAACCCTGACGGCACCTACGACACCGTGCACGACCTGGTCGGCAGGACCCAAGGGGCGGTGCGGTGGGGCGAGCGGCTCTTCAGGCATTACAAAGAACAGGCAGTGCCGATAGAGGAATACGTTGCGACACTGCGCTGA
- a CDS encoding aconitase X, translating into MFLESEEQQILDGEFGETRQQMMELLVGLGTVFGAEKLVGIASAQVSGASYKTIGRWGLEWLQGLDARVAVPTVLNPIGMDRDRWREMGVPEEFAAKQEAVIDAYERLGIRLECTCTPYYLSNTHYGEHLAWAESSAVAYANSVIGARTNREGGPGALAAAIVGRTPYYGLHIFKNRQPSIGITVDDPAAIKDAADYGALGYVAGKIVGNRIPLFSAIRPNRDHLKALGAAMAATGAVALYHVDGITPEARLPTFKGDVAETVEIRMAEVREVFTSIEVDAIAVGCPHLSPAEMETLAGLLEGKKVKKPFFVFAARGVIAENRTAVERIERSGARVYADTCVVVSPALDRFDAIMVNSGKALAYVPTMCGAVARIGTMEECVAVATA; encoded by the coding sequence ATGTTTCTTGAGTCTGAAGAACAGCAGATCCTGGACGGAGAGTTCGGGGAGACCCGCCAGCAGATGATGGAGCTGCTCGTCGGCCTGGGTACGGTCTTCGGGGCGGAAAAACTCGTCGGAATCGCGAGCGCCCAGGTGAGCGGCGCCTCGTACAAGACGATCGGGCGCTGGGGGCTGGAATGGCTGCAGGGGCTCGACGCCCGCGTGGCCGTGCCGACGGTCTTGAACCCGATCGGCATGGACCGCGACCGCTGGCGCGAGATGGGCGTGCCCGAGGAGTTCGCCGCGAAGCAGGAGGCGGTGATCGACGCCTACGAGCGCCTCGGGATCAGGCTCGAATGCACCTGCACCCCCTATTACCTCTCGAACACGCACTACGGCGAGCACCTCGCCTGGGCCGAGTCCTCGGCGGTCGCCTATGCGAACTCGGTCATCGGGGCGAGGACGAACCGGGAAGGGGGGCCGGGCGCCCTTGCAGCGGCGATCGTCGGCCGGACGCCGTATTACGGGCTGCACATCTTCAAAAACCGCCAGCCCTCGATCGGGATCACGGTGGATGATCCCGCCGCCATAAAGGACGCCGCCGACTACGGGGCGCTCGGCTACGTGGCAGGGAAGATCGTCGGGAACCGGATCCCCCTCTTCTCCGCGATCAGGCCGAACCGCGACCACCTCAAGGCCCTCGGGGCGGCGATGGCGGCGACCGGGGCCGTGGCCCTCTATCATGTGGACGGGATCACCCCTGAAGCCCGCCTCCCGACTTTCAAGGGCGACGTTGCGGAGACGGTCGAGATCAGGATGGCCGAGGTCAGGGAGGTCTTCACCTCCATCGAGGTCGACGCCATAGCGGTCGGCTGCCCCCACCTCTCGCCGGCGGAGATGGAAACGCTCGCAGGCCTTCTCGAGGGGAAAAAGGTGAAAAAACCTTTCTTCGTCTTTGCCGCCCGCGGCGTGATCGCCGAGAACCGCACCGCCGTCGAGCGGATCGAGCGGAGCGGGGCGCGGGTCTACGCCGACACCTGCGTCGTCGTCTCGCCGGCCCTCGACCGCTTCGATGCGATCATGGTGAACTCGGGCAAGGCCCTCGCCTACGTCCCCACGATGTGCGGGGCCGTCGCCCGGATCGGGACGATGGAGGAGTGCGTGGCCGTCGCCACGGCGTGA
- a CDS encoding 30S ribosomal protein S7, translating into MTEAEMPVQAEEQETGVKQLLFNKWDISEVQITDPGLVRYVNLTSMIVPHSCGKLSQQQFAKSEMLVVERLINKLMQTENNTGKKQLAIRIVEEAFDRVNKKTKKNPVQVLVDAISNAGPREETVRLKYGGINVPKSVDTAPQRRVDAAIGFLATATYNGSHKSKRAASDVLADELIAAAKGDAKCFSVSKKEERERVAKAAR; encoded by the coding sequence ATGACCGAAGCAGAGATGCCTGTCCAGGCAGAAGAGCAGGAGACTGGCGTAAAGCAGCTCCTTTTCAATAAGTGGGACATTTCCGAGGTCCAGATTACGGACCCCGGCCTTGTCAGATATGTGAACCTCACCTCCATGATCGTCCCGCATTCCTGCGGGAAGCTCTCGCAGCAGCAGTTTGCGAAGAGCGAGATGCTCGTTGTCGAGCGCCTGATCAACAAGCTGATGCAGACCGAGAACAACACCGGCAAGAAACAGCTCGCCATCAGGATCGTCGAGGAAGCGTTCGACAGAGTCAACAAGAAGACGAAGAAGAACCCGGTGCAGGTCCTGGTCGACGCCATCTCCAACGCCGGCCCCCGCGAGGAGACCGTCCGCCTGAAGTACGGCGGCATCAACGTCCCCAAGTCGGTCGACACCGCCCCGCAGCGCCGGGTCGACGCCGCCATCGGCTTCCTTGCCACCGCCACCTACAACGGCTCCCACAAGAGCAAGCGCGCCGCATCCGACGTCCTTGCCGACGAGCTGATCGCCGCGGCAAAGGGAGACGCGAAGTGCTTCTCCGTTTCCAAGAAAGAAGAACGCGAGCGTGTTGCGAAGGCTGCACGCTAA
- a CDS encoding proline iminopeptidase-family hydrolase has product MNIPSEGFAPVPGGRVRYRIADADQNGIPLLVLHGGPGCTWDYLEPLAALDDGRPVIFYDQLGCGDSDRPDDPSLWTLERSVDELVAVREALGLDRLHLLGQSWGTMLAVEYMLTHRPAGVISLVLSAPCLSASRWAADGRRYLQSLPEDHRKAILRAEETGAYDDPSYGEAMNAYYRRHVCRLDPWPKCLTRTFERLNTEIYLQMWGPSEFTITGSLRDFERAERLRECAVPTLFTCGEFDEAAPATTAYYHRMMPGSEIAVFEGASHEHHLEDTADYLRLVREFLAGAEMAERLRV; this is encoded by the coding sequence ATGAATATCCCTTCAGAGGGTTTTGCACCGGTGCCTGGCGGACGGGTGAGGTACCGCATCGCCGACGCCGACCAGAACGGCATCCCCCTCCTCGTTCTCCACGGCGGCCCCGGGTGCACGTGGGATTACCTCGAACCCCTGGCCGCCCTCGATGACGGGCGGCCGGTGATCTTCTACGACCAGCTCGGCTGCGGAGACTCCGACCGGCCCGACGACCCCTCGCTCTGGACGCTGGAGCGCTCCGTCGACGAACTCGTCGCCGTCAGGGAGGCGCTCGGCCTCGACCGCCTCCACCTCCTCGGCCAGTCCTGGGGAACGATGCTTGCCGTCGAATACATGCTCACGCACCGCCCGGCCGGCGTGATCAGTCTCGTCCTCTCCGCCCCCTGCCTCTCGGCCTCCCGCTGGGCCGCAGATGGGCGGCGATACCTCCAGAGCCTCCCCGAGGATCACCGGAAGGCGATCCTCCGCGCCGAGGAGACCGGCGCCTACGACGACCCCTCCTACGGGGAGGCGATGAACGCCTATTACCGCCGCCACGTCTGTCGCCTCGATCCCTGGCCCAAATGCCTGACACGGACCTTCGAGCGCCTGAACACCGAAATATACCTGCAGATGTGGGGGCCGAGCGAGTTCACCATCACCGGCAGCCTCAGGGACTTCGAGCGCGCCGAACGCCTCCGCGAGTGCGCCGTCCCCACCCTCTTCACCTGCGGGGAGTTCGACGAGGCGGCCCCGGCGACGACGGCGTACTACCACCGCATGATGCCGGGATCAGAGATCGCCGTCTTCGAAGGGGCGTCGCACGAGCACCACCTGGAGGACACCGCCGACTACCTCCGTCTCGTCAGGGAATTCCTCGCCGGGGCAGAGATGGCGGAAAGATTGAGGGTCTGA